One Hemibagrus wyckioides isolate EC202008001 linkage group LG09, SWU_Hwy_1.0, whole genome shotgun sequence DNA segment encodes these proteins:
- the LOC131358859 gene encoding claudin-20 — protein MASTGTQIFGYVLALLGILGATVATLLPNWKVSADVGSSIITVISQMQGLWMDCTWYSTGMFSCTLKYSVLALPAYLQTARTTMVLSCVLAALGLCLGSLGLKCTHWGGGRRAKRHAALAAGVCFVASGFLCLVPASWYTNEVIASFLDASVPESNKFEPGGAVYVAFVSSGLLFAGGFIFCLSCSGKRHGPQDLVLLPPDKLLLQQQQQLLQQQHLDQLQHQYCTLSPLDNKTGYSLQDYV, from the coding sequence ATGGCGTCCACGGGCACGCAGATCTTCGGCTATGTGCTGGCGCTGCTGGGCATCCTGGGCGCCACGGTGGCAACACTGCTGCCCAACTGGAAGGTGAGCGCAGACGTGGGCTCGAGCATCATCACGGTCATCTCGCAGATGCAGGGCCTGTGGATGGACTGCACCTGGTACAGCACGGGAATGTTCAGCTGCACGCTCAAGTACTCTGTACTAGCGCTGCCTGCGTATCTGCAGACGGCGCGCACCACCATGGTGCTGTCCTGCGTCCTGGCCGCACTCGGGCTCTGCCTGGGGTCGCTCGGGCTCAAGTGCACGCACTGGGGTGGCGGCAGAAGGGCAAAACGTCACGCTGCACTTGCGGCCGGAGTCTGCTTCGTAGCCTCCGGGTTCTTGTGCCTGGTCCCGGCGTCCTGGTACACCAACGAGGTCATCGCCAGCTTTTTGGATGCCAGTGTACCTGAGAGCAACAAGTTTGAACCGGGCGGCGCGGTCTACGTCGCGTTCGTCTCCTCTGGCTTGCTTTTCGCCGGCGGCTTTATCTTCTGCCTGTCATGCTCGGGCAAGCGCCACGGCCCTCAGGATCTCGTCCTGCTGCCTCCGGATAAACTCTtactccagcagcagcagcagctcctccAGCAGCAGCACTTAGACCAACTCCAGCACCAGTACTGCACTCTCTCACCTCTGGATAATAAGACAGGATACAGCCTGCAGGACTACGTGTAA